The Lutibacter sp. A64 genome segment GTCTGTATTCCGTTTCCAAAAAGTTACAAATTGACCAACTTTTTTAGGTGTAATTTTAGCATTTCTACTAATAATAATTTTTCCATTGAGTTTAAAACTACAAGCATCATATGCCCTACTTTCTGGATCTAAATTAAGATCAGAAATATTAAAATTACATTTACTGTAAACTGCTTTTTTAATTTGATTTAGGGTATTATCCATATTTTTAAATTAGTAAAATTTAATTTAAAAAAGATTATTAGAAGTCAAAACCACTTAAAATCCTAAAATTAATTTTGCAATTAAAAAGTAAATTAAAATCCCCAAAATATCGTTACTTGTAGTTATAAATGGACCTGTAGCTAAGGCAGGATCTATATTTCTTTTATCTAAAATAATTGGAACAAAGGTACCTATAATTGAAGCAATAATAATAACAGAAACTAACGAAATAGATACTGTTAGTCCTACTTTAAAGTCAAAACCAAGAAAAAACATCCCTGCAGACATTAATAATATGGCAAGTACTAAACCATTTAATAAGCTAAGTGATATTTCTTTAACAAGCCTATTCCAAAGCGAACCTCTTAAACTATCGTTTGCCAAACCTTGCACAACAATTGCAGATGATTGTACACCAACATTACCTGCCATTGCGGCAATTAATGGTGTAAAGAAAAATAGTTCAGGAAATTGTCTCATTGCATCTCCAAAGCCACCCAATACCGAAACACTAATAAAACCACCAAACAATGCTAAAATTAACCAAGGTAAACGCGCTTTAGTAAGTTCCCAAATGGTATCATCTGCTTCAACATCTTGAGAAATACCTGCTGCTAATTGGTAATCTTTTTCAGCTTCTTCTCTAATTACATCTACAATATCATCAATAGTAATTCTACCAACTAAATGTCCAATTTCATCTACTACAGGAATTGCCTCCAAATCGTATTTTTGCATAACTCTAGCTACGTCTTCGGCTTGGTCATTTACATTAACAGAGTCTACTTTTTTTATTAAAACATCTTTAATTGCAGTTTTTGTAGAGGTGGTTAATAAATCTTTTAAAGAAAGTCTTCCTATAAGTTTATTGTCATCATCTACAACATAAATAGAATGTACTCTGGTTACTTCTTCGGCTTGTGCACGCATTTCTTTTACACAAGTAAGTACATTCCAATTTTCGTTAACTTTTACTAATTCTTTTGCCATTAAACCACCAGCTGTATCTTCGTCGTAGCGTAAAAGTTCTACAATTTCTTTGGCGTGTTTAATATCTTCTAAATGAGCAATTACCTCTTCTTTCTGATCTTCAGAAAGTTCTGAAATAATATCTGCGGCATCATCGGTATCTAGTTCGTCAATTTCTTCAGCAATTTCTTTACTAGAAAGTTCGCTAAGTATTTTTTCACGAATATCTTCATCTAATTCTGCAATTACTTCAGAAGTAACATCACTTTCTAAAAGACGAATTAAATAAATAGCTTCTTCTATAGATAAATCTTCAATAACTTCTGCAATATCGGCATAATGGAAATCTTCCAATAAAACCAATAAAGATTCATTGTTTTTTTCAGTAATTAATATTTGAATATCCTCTATGAACTGTTGTGTAATTTCAATTGACATCTTTTTCTATTTTAGAAGTAAGATTAATGAATTCTTGAACCGATAATTGTTCTGGACGTTGCCCAAAGATACTATCTTCTCGTAAACTATCCGATAAATTAAGTGTTTTTAAACTATTACGAAGTGTTTTTCTACGTTGTTGAAAGGCTGTTTTTACTACTTTAAAAAACAATTTTTCATCAACAGGAAGGTTGTAATTTTCTTTTCTAATAAGTCTAATAACTCCAGAATCTACTTTTGGCGGTGGATTAAAAACAGTTGGTGGTACGGTAAATAAATATTCTACATTGTAAAAAGCTTGTGTTAAAACAGAGAGTATTCCGTAAACTTTACTGCCTTCTTTTTCGGCAATTCTCTGGGCTACTTCTTTTTGAAACATGCCAGAAAATTCTGGTATTTGATGACGATTCTCTAGTGTTTTAAATACAATTTGAGTTGAAATATTGTATGGGAAATTGCCAATTATTGCTACTTGTTCTTTTGCAAAATAGTCTTCAATATTAATTTTTAAAAAATCTTTTGAAATAATTCTATCAGCTAAATTTAAATAATGAGCTTGTAAGTATTCTACAGATTCTGTGTCTATTTCTATTACATGGGTTTTAAGTGGTTTTTTAAGCAAATATTTGGTTAAAACACCCATTCCAGGACCGATTTCTAATACATTTTTATATCTTTTTTCGGTTAAACTATCGGCAATTTGTTGTGCAATTAGTTCGTCTTTTAAAAAATGTTGGCCTAGGTGTTTTTTTGCTTTTACACTCATAAATTAGTTTTTTACACTCATACTAAATTGTTCACTAATAACTTTTAACTCGGTTCTAAAAGCAACAATTTTATCTTTAAATAAATGCATTGCTTCAGTTCTTAATTTTTCAGCATCTTCTTGGTAATATTCTTGAAGAGTTTTAAGACTATCTGTTGTATATTGTACAGCATATGTTGTGCCTCCCATTTCTTCATCTACCATAACTTGAATCATTTTTGCATTGGTAAATTTCCCTAGAGAAAGCATATTTGGTATATGTACTTCTTTCATCCATTTTAACCATTGCTCATGAACTGACTCGTCAACATTTGTTGTAACGTTATATATATACATTTTTTTTAGTTTAAAGGTTTAAGGGTTAAAAAGTTTATAGGTTTAAAGTAGCAAAGATACAAAGGTTTTCTTTAGAACTAATTAATTTAGTCATACTCATTAGTAAAGTATTAACCTTCTTTTTTATCTGTATGTTGTCTTTCTATTCAATTAAGTGTATCTCCACGCAATTTTCTGTATTTTTTTCTGGCATCAACTAAGTAAATACTTGAAGGATATTCAAAAATAATTCTTTGATAATATTCTTTAGCATTTTCAGTATTATTTAACTGATTTAAGTACAATTCTGCCAAATAATAAATTGCATCATCTGCTAAAATATCTTCGTTATTAAGTGCTATAATTTGTAAATAATTACTTTTGGCACGTATAAATTCACCTAATTTTTCTAGTAATTTTGCTTGTTTAAACAAGGCTTCATCTTCTAAAGTATGTCCTTTAAAATTGGTTAAAATAACTTGTAATGTATCTATTGCTTGTTGGTTTTTATTTTGAAAAGCCAACAAATCGGCTTTTGCGTATGTTTTTAAAGCAATTTTTAAACTGTCTTTTACAATGTTATCTGTAATTAATAAATTTAAATCTAATGCATCATTGGCTATTAATTGTGATGTTGAATTTTTTAATACTTTTAATTGTGATTGTGCCCATTCAAAATCTCCTTTAAAATAGGAAGTTTGTGCAATTTTAAAGCGTGCTGTTTGTCCAATACTATTATTTTTTAAATCGTTTTGAACTTGTGTGTAATAAATTAAAGCAGAACTAAACTTATTTGTAAAGACTAGAATATCGGCCAATTTAGTTTTTATGTTTCCTTTTTGAAATCTGTTTATAGGAAGTTTTAGGGCTTCTTTTAATAATGAAATTGCATTATTGGGTTCGTTTTTTTTAAACGCTAAAAATTCAGCATAAACTAATTGTACGGCAATAGTATGTTCGTTTTTTCCATATTCTGTAAAAATTTGTTGAAATTGCTGATCTGTAACAGAAATTTCGTTATCTGTTTCAATAGAAATCTGCAACAAATACAATTTTGCTTTTAATTGGTCTTCTAAATTACTTGTATGCTCTATTATATAATTAAAACAATTTTTAGAAACTGTATAATCTTTATTTGCAAAGGCAATTTCACCCAAATCGGTAATTCCTTTTAAGCTACTAGAATCTCTTTTAAATAATGCTTTTTCTTGAATAAAAGCCTTTCCATATTCTTTTTGTTGGGTGTATAGCCAGCTTAATAATTGATTCCAACTGTTTTGTGGATTGTTTTGCAACCTTTTAATTAATAATTTTCTTAGAAAAATATTAGCTTCATTTTCAGAATCATCGGTTATATATTTTCCAATATAGGTTTTTGAAGTGGGTAAGTAACTCTCGTTAGTTTCAACCAAATTTAAATAGGTATCAATCATATTTTCTAAATCGGCTTTTTCACCATAAATGGCCGCAATTTGTAAGTTGTAATTAGAATTGGGGTTTACTTCCATTGCTTTTTTAAAAGCGGTTAGTGCATAATCTAACAAATGATTTTGTTGAAAAGATCTACCAATTAAATACCCTTGATTTCTGGTTTTTTCTATTGAGTTTATTGCTTTTTCATAAAAAAAAGAAGCGCTGTCTTGTTTGTATTGTAATTGGTAATTATACCCTAATTCAACAAATAAATAATGTTGATCTGGGCGTTTTTTTAATTGTTTATTTATTAGAGATTGTACTTCGTTAAATTTTTCTAGTTGCTGGTAACTATCTATTAAATTGGTTAAATAACTACTGTTAAATGGATTTTTTTCGTGTAGTGTTTTATAAATTGCTGCAGCTTTTTCATACTCACCATTTCTAAGATAAAGAAATGCTAATGAAGCTTCTTGCGCATGTATTTGCAAGGAAAAACAACAAATAAGTAGGATTAAAATTTTACGCATTTTTTATTTTAAATTCATTCAAATATAACCAAACAAGTGTTAAAATTTTTATAATTACCTTCTATTTTAGAAATATGGCTGTAACATTTTGGCACAAAAATTGTCTTTAACATATAAAACAACTAAATTTTTTTATTATGAAAGAATTAATAAGACAATACGAAACAGCAAAAAACAAAGCATTAATATTCATGAAAAAGGGACAAATAAACAACTATTTTGATGCCTTAATTGAAATGAATAAATACAAAAAAATGATAACCGTTAGTGTTAACTAATTTAGTTAATAAGTTCAAAACCACAATATGGAACTAGCACCTTAGGGATTTTAATCCCCTCAGGTGTTTGGCAATTTTCTAACAAACCTGCTAACACGCGTGGTAATGCTAAAGAACTACCATTAAGAGTGTGTGCTAATTCGCTTTTTCCTTCGCTATTTTTAAAACGAAGTTTTAAACGATTTGCTTGAAATGTTTCAAAATTAGAAACAGAACTTACTTCTAACCAACGATCTTGAGCTGTTGAAAACACTTCAAAATCGTAAGTTAATGCAGATGTAAATCCAATATCTCCACCACATAAACGTAAAATTCTAAAAGGTAAATTTAATTCGTTTAAAATTCCTTTTACGTGTGCAACCATACTATCTAAAGCTTTATATGAATTAGATGGATGTTCAATTCTAACTATTTCAATTTTATCAAATTGATGCAATCTATTTAAACCACGTACATGCGCTCCGTATGAACCAGCTTCGCGTCTAAAACAAGGTGTATATGCGGTATTTAATATAGGAAAATCACTTTCTTTTAAAATAACATCTCTATAAATATTAGTTACTGGAACTTCAGCCGTAGGAATTAAATATAAATTATCTTGTGCATCGTGGTACATTTGCCCTTCTTTATCTGGCAATTGCCCAGTCCCAAACCCTGAAGCTTCATTTACTAAAAGTGGCACTTGCACTTCATTATATCCAGCTTCGGTATTTTTATCTAAAAAATAATTGATTAAAGCGCGTTGTAATCTTGCTCCTTTACCTTTGTAAACAGGAAAACCAGCTCCAGCAATTTTATTTCCAAGTTCAAAATCTATAATATCGTATTTTTTTGCCAATTCCCAATGTGGTAATGCGCCTTCGTGTAATACAGGAATTTCACCTTCTTGTAATACATTTAAATTGTGTTCTTCTGAAGAACCTGCAGGTACAATTTCGTTTGGAATGTTTGGAATTAAATACAACAATTCTTGTAATTCTGTTGCTTTATTTTGAAGGCTATCGGTTAAGCTTTTAGATTTTTCTTTTAAAAGCACCGTTTTTTGCTTTAAAACTTCAGCTTTTTGTCTTTCACCAGATTTAAATAACTGTCCAATATCTTTCGATAATTTATTAGATTCTGCCAATACAGCATCCAATTCAGTTTGAATTGATCTTCTACTTTCATCAGCAGCAATGGTTTGTGCAACCAATTCAGCAGCGTTTTTTAAATTTCTTTTTTCTAAACCTTTTAAAACAGCTTCTGTGTTTTCTCTAATAAATGCAACTTGTAACATTGTTTTTTCCTTTTATTGAATGGCAAATTTAATAAATTGCTGATAAAAGAAACCAAATAGTTTAATTTGATTTTAAAGAAATAGTTTCTGAAATTTTTGAAATTATTTGAGGGACCTCAGAAATTGTAAAATCAAGATCAATTTTAAATGAGTTTTTATCTACTTTAGTAAGTTTGAATTTTCCGTTTTTTATAGGAAAATAACCAGTTTCACCTTTACAATAACACAGTCTTCCAAAATATAATTTTACGTTTTGTAGTGTTTCATTCGACAATTCCATGGGAGAAATATTTGCATCAAATTCGGCGTATATAATTTCGGTATAACTGCTATCTTGTAGGTTTTTATGACTGTTTTTTTTATACGTGTATTTTAAAATTGTTTTAGATCCTTCAGAAATTACAGGGTACATAATACCTATATTGTCTGTTTTAAAAACTATAGTTTTATTAGGAATTAATTCAATTGAACAAATGCCATTTTTTGGACAAATAGCGGCTTCTTGATTAATTTGTTGGTTCACAGTATAATTAGATTTACAAGAAATCATTAAAAATGCACATACTATAAATAGATTTCTCATAAAACTAATTTTTTTTTAAAAGTTGTTATAAATATATTCTAAACAAGTTTTTTTATCTTTTGCTAATTGACTTTTTAATGTAGTAATTGAGTCAAATTTTTGTTCATCTCTTAAAAATTTCAATACTTCAATCTGAATTTTTTCATCATAAATTTGTTGATTGAAATTAAAAAAATGAGTTTCTATAGTTTGGTTTTTACCACTAACTGTAGGTCTATAACCAATATTCATCATTCCAAAAACTTCTTTACCACCAATTATAGACTTTACAATATATGCACCGGTTTTTGGAACTAGTTTATAAGTTTCTGCAATATGTAAATTAGCTGTTGGAAATCCTATTTTTGCACCTAAACTTTTTCCTTTTACAATCGTACCGGTTAACATAAAATTATATCCTAAGTAGGTATTAGCTTTTGCTATTTCTCCATTTTCAATAGCTTTTCTAATTTTTGTTGAGCTAACAGTAATATCGCTAATTTCTTGTTGCGTTATTTTTTTTACTTGAAAACTATAAGCGTTTCCATACACTTGTAATTGTTCAAAATTACCTTCTCTATTTTTACCAAAATGATGGTCGTAACCAATTACTAATCTAGAAATATTTAAGGTATCTATTAAAATATTTTTCACAAATTCTAATGCCGAAAGATTTGCAAATTCTTTTGAAAATTCGTGAATTACTAAGGTTTCTAAACCTAAGTTTTCTAATAATTTTGTGCGCTCTTCAATTGTATTAATTAATTTAATATCTAAATCTTTTTGTAAAACCATACGCGGATGTGGAAAAAAAGTTAACAATGCAGAAGTTGCGTTGTTATTTTTAGCGCTTTTTACCAATTTTTTTATTACTTTTTGATGCCCAATATGAACCCCATCAAACGAGCCAATGGTAACAAAAGTTTTATTGTTTGATTTAAATTTAGATAAATTAGTGAAAATTTTCAAAATGAGAAAATTAAATTAATTGTTATTAAGAAGCAAAAATACTGTATTTAATTAAATATAGGTTAAATCAAATAATTAAAAAGGTAATATAATTGTGTTCCATATTTTATACTATATATTTGTAAGTTTCTTGTACATAAAAAAATTAAAGCATGAAGTATTTAAATATTAGATTTTTATTAGTATTCATAATTATTACCGCTCAATATTTTTCTGCTTCTGCTCAAAAATCAGGTAATCTTTGGTTTAAAAACGCTAATTCAGAAAAAAGTTCTGCGCCAAAATTAATGCGAAAATCTATTCCTAAAGCTTATACTGTGTACGATTTAGATTTAGAAACTTTAAAAGATAGATTAAAAGATGCTCCAAAAAGAAAAGAAGGTTTAAAAAACTCTAGTGTTATTTTAAATTTTCCAAATGGTAATGGTGAATTAGAAAAATATGAGATTTTTGAAACACCGATTTTAGCTGAAAATCTTCAAAAGAAATATCCAACTATTAAATCTTATATCGGTAAAAGTATTAAAAATCCTGGTGTAACTATACGGTTTAGTGTTACAGCTGCAGGTTTAAATGCAATGACTCTAAAAAAATCTGGAGAATCAACATTTATAGATCCTTATACCAAAAATAAAGCTTCATATTTAGTATATAAAAAAACTGATTCGCCTGAGCCAGAAGAAGCTTTTGTATGTAAGTTTGATGATTATAACACAGAAATTAAACCTAAAACTAAAATAACTTCAAATACTTCAGCAAAAGAAGCAAATGCAAATGATGGTAAATTGAGAACTTATAGGTTAGCAGTTGCAACAACAGGTGAATATTCTCAATTTCATTTAACACAACAAGGGGTTGCTGCTACCGAAACGGATTCTATTAAAAAAGTAGCTGTTTTATCGGCTATAGTAACAACAATGACTCGTGTTAATGGTATTTTTGAAAGAGATGTTGCCCTAACAATGGTTTTAGTTGATAACAATACCAATATTATTTTTTTAGATGCAGCAACAGATGGTTTTACAAATGATGATTCTGAAGAATTAATTGATGAAAGTCAAAAAATAATAAGCAGTACTATTGGAACCGATAATTTTGATATAGGCCATACTTTTAGTACTGGAGGTGGTGGTTTAGCACAATTAAGTTCACCTTGTACTTCTTATGGAAAAGCGAGCGGAATTACGGGTTCTAGTAATCCTATTGGAGATGCTTATGATATTGATTATGTAGCACATGAAATGGGACATCAATATGGTGCACATCATACTTTTAACGCTTCTTCTGGAAATTGTGATGGTAATATTAACTCAGGTACAGCTGTTGAACCAGGAAGTGGGTCAACAATTATGGCTTATGCAGGGCTTTGTTCTCCACATAATATTCAAAATTATGGAGATGCTTATTTTCATTATGTAAGTATTCAAGAAATGTGGGCAAATATTACTGAAGGTAATAGTAGTGCTTGTGCTGAAATTACTGACACCGATAATAATACTCCGGTAATTGAAAGTCTTCAAAATTATACAATTCCAGTTTCTACGCCCTTTGTTTTATCTGCAACTGCTTCAGATGTAGATGGCGATCTTTTAACATATACTTGGGAGCAGATAGATACTGAAACTGCTGCACACCCACTTGTGTCAACTTCAACAGAAGGTCCGGCATTTAGATCTTTAGAGCCAAGTGAAAGTCCTGAAAGAACATTTCCTAATATGTCAACTATTTTAGGCGGTAATACGTACAATCAATGGGAAGTTTTACCTTCAGTTTCAAGGTCAATGACATTTGCTGTTACGGTAAGAGATAATAATAAAAGTGGAGGGCAAACAGCTAGTGATATAACAGAAATAACTTTTTCAGATAAAGCTAAAGCTTTTAAATTAACTTCTCAAACTACTCAAGAAAGTTGGGATGCGGGTACTTCTCAAACAATTAATTGGGATGTTGCTAATACTGATAGTGCACCTGTAAATTGTTCTTATGTAAATATTTTATTTTCTAATGATGGAGGTTTAACATACCCTATTACTTTAGCTTCTAATGTGTTAAATAATGGTACTCATACTATTGTAAGTCCAGATGTTACAACAACAACCGGAAGAATTAAAATTGAGAGTGTTGGTAATATCTTTTTTAATGTAAATGTTGCAAATATTTCGGTTCAATCTTCAGAATTTATTATGGAATTTGATGAATTTAAACTTGAAACTTGTGCGCCAGATGATGTTATTTATAATATGACGTACAATACATTTTTAGATTTTAATGAAGAAACAACTTTTTCTGCAACAGATTTACCAGAAGGAGCCAATGTAACTTTTAACCCGGCAACGGCAACTGCAAATAATACAGCTGTAACAATGAAGATAACAGGAATGGATACTGATAATCTTGGTCTTCATACTATTACTGTAACAGGTACATCGGCCTCAGTAACTAAAAGTACAGTAGTCGAGTTAAATGTTTATTCATCTGAAATAACTGCACCTGTTTTAAATTTCCCAGAAAATGAAAGTACTGGAGTATTAGAACCTTATAATTTAAGTTGGAATGATAATGAAAATATTAAAGATTATACTATTGAAATTGCTTTAGACTCATTATTTACTACTATTGTAGAAACTGATACTTTAAATTCTGCGTATTTTAAACCAGAATTGTTAGAATTTAATACAACCTATTATTGGAGAGTAAAAGGCGCTAATAGTTGTAGCGAGAGTTCGTTTTCAACTTATTATAGTTTTACAACAGCAAATGTTGTTTGCGACTCTAACACATCAACAAATAAACCATTAAATATACCTGATAATAATACCACAGGAGTAAATTCAAATATAAGTATAACAACCAATAAAATTATTACAGATGTAAATGTTACAGTAACAGCTCCTCACGAGTGGGTTGGAGATTTATCGTTGTATTTAATAAGTCCTTTAGGTACAAAGGTTTTATTATCTGCAAATAATGGAAATGAAGGTTTAAATTATACAAATACTTTTTTTGATGATGATGCAGAAGCTTCTATAACTTCAGGAATTCCTCCTTTTTCAGGAACGTTTAAGCCACAAGGTAAATTATCTGATTTTAATGATGAAGAATCTTATGGAGATTGGACATTGCAAGCTATTGATAATGGGCCAGCAGATACAGGTACTATTGATAGTTGGAGCATAGAAATTTGTGGAGTAGCGGTAATTGGTGATGATGATGATAAAGATGGCGTAAAAAATGAGGATGATATTTGTCCTGAAACTCCTTTAGGAAGTGCAGTTGATAGTACAGGCTGTCCTGTATTTAGTTTACCAGTTGATAATTTTACAATAGAAACTATAAGTGAAACGTGTCCAGATAAAAATAATGGTCAAATTTTAATTTCAGCTAATGAAACATATACATATAAAGTAACATTAAATGGTGTTGAAGCGACATTGCAAAATACAGATTTATCTCCTGGAAGTTATACTATTTGTATTGGTGTAGAAGAAGATGAAGATTATGAACAGTGTTATGATGTTGTTATAGATGAGGGAACTACCATTTCTGGTAAAGTAGCTGTAAATTCAGGAAAAGCTTCTATAGAAATTGAAGAAGGTACAGGTCCTTTTATGGTTTTTGTAAACGATAAAATAGTTTTAGAAACAGTAGCGCCAATTTTCACTTTTGATGTAAAACACGGAGATAAAGTTGAAATAAAATCTAGTGTTTCTTGTGAAGGTGTTTTTGCAAAAACAATTAATTTGTTCGATGAAATTATTGCATACCCAAATCCTACAAAGGGAAATTTAGAAATTGCGTTACCAGTTTCTGTAAACACTGTAAAAATTGAAGTGTACAATATACAGTCACAGTTAATTTCGGTACAAAATTATACGGTAACTAATAATAAGGTTCAATTAAATATTGCTAATAATGCTACGGGGCTATACTTTGCAAAAGTATATTTAGAAGAACCTATAGTTCTTAAAATTATTAAAGAATAAGAGTCTTTAAAACGTTATTAATATTAAAATATACACCTTCAACTTGTTTGAAGGTGTTTTTATTTAAATTAACTTAATGTTATAAGAATTAAGATTAACACTAATAATCAAAAATTAATAATAAATTTGTAACACTATTTATTATTGAATAAGTACTAAAAACTACATATCTTGAAAAAAACTACACTCTCAATACTGCTATTTATAACAATTATCCCTTTTTATGGGCAAATTCAAAGTTATTATAACGGTCTTGACTTTACAAAAACAGGTAACGAACTATTTTTAGAACTTTCTGAAAGATTAGAAAGTACGCATTCAGCAATTCCATATACAGGTTCTCCTATAGATGTTTGGGAAGCTTGTAGACGTGCTGATGAAGATCCAGATAATGCAGATAATGTATTGTTAATTTATGGATATAACGATACTGATGGAATTCCTAACACAGATAGATCTAGAGATAAAGATTTAAAAGATACTGGAGGTGGTGATCTTGAGAGATGGAATAGAGAACACGTTTTTGCTAAATCATTAGCAAATCCTGGCTTAGATACAGATGAACCTGGTCCAGGCACTGATGTGCATAATTTAAGGCCTGCGGATTCAGAAAGAAATTCAGATAGGAGTAATAGAAAATTTACAGATGGATCTGGAAATTCTGCTATTGTTTCTAGCAATGGAGGTTGGTATCCTGGTGACGAATGGAAAGGAGATGTAGCTAGAATTGTAATGTATATGTACACGAGATACCACGGTGCAGGAAATCTAGTGTCTCAAACAAATTGTTTGCCTATAAATGTAGGTTTTGGAACTACATTAACGGTTGATGAAAATATGGTTGATTTATTTTTAAAATGGAATAAAGAAGATCCAGTTTCAGAATTTGAAGCAAATAGAAACGAAGTTTTAGCCGGTATACAAGGAAATAGAAATCCGTTTATAGATAATCCATACTTGGCAACCTTAATTTGGGGTGGTTTAGAAGCAGAAGATAAATGGTGGTCTAATAATTCATCTGATGACGAAATGCCAACTACTCCTTCAAATTTAATAGTTTCTGATATTACAAATGAAACTGCGGTTGTTACTTGGGATGCTTCAACAGATAATGTTGCGGTATATGATTATTTAATTTATTTAAATGGAGAATATTTACAATCTGAAATTACAAATTCAACAATAATTTCAGGATTAAAGGCTTCAACTAATTATACAGTAACTATAAAAGCTAGAGATGTAGCGTCTAATTTATCCGGTGAAGGAGAAGTTAGTTTTACAACTTTAGAAGGGCCATATTATTTAATAAATGAAGATTTTGAAAATTGTGCAAATATTCAATTTGTTGCATATAATGAAGAAAGTAACAAAAATTGGGAATGCAGCACTGTTTTTGGAGAAAATAATTCTGGATCTTATGGTATGAATGGGTATAGTGAAAATGTAGCGAGCAAAGATTGGTTAATTACAACTTCTCCAATAAATTTTGACGAAAGTACAGCTGAAAAATTAAGTTTTTACACCGATGCCGCTTATGGAAGTTCAACTTTAGAATTGGTTTATTCTTCAAATTACGATGGATCAAGTAATCCTAGTGATTTTACATGGACTGCAATGCCTAATATTAACATTCCTACACATTCAAATGGAGGTTCAACAGAAGAGGTTTATTCGTTTTCAAATGTAGATATTAGTTCAATTACTGGAACTGTTTATATAGCATTTAAATACTATTCTAATGAAAGTCCAACAAGATGGACTGTTGATAGTTTTGAAATTACTGCTGAAATTAGTGATGATATTG includes the following:
- a CDS encoding endonuclease translates to MKKTTLSILLFITIIPFYGQIQSYYNGLDFTKTGNELFLELSERLESTHSAIPYTGSPIDVWEACRRADEDPDNADNVLLIYGYNDTDGIPNTDRSRDKDLKDTGGGDLERWNREHVFAKSLANPGLDTDEPGPGTDVHNLRPADSERNSDRSNRKFTDGSGNSAIVSSNGGWYPGDEWKGDVARIVMYMYTRYHGAGNLVSQTNCLPINVGFGTTLTVDENMVDLFLKWNKEDPVSEFEANRNEVLAGIQGNRNPFIDNPYLATLIWGGLEAEDKWWSNNSSDDEMPTTPSNLIVSDITNETAVVTWDASTDNVAVYDYLIYLNGEYLQSEITNSTIISGLKASTNYTVTIKARDVASNLSGEGEVSFTTLEGPYYLINEDFENCANIQFVAYNEESNKNWECSTVFGENNSGSYGMNGYSENVASKDWLITTSPINFDESTAEKLSFYTDAAYGSSTLELVYSSNYDGSSNPSDFTWTAMPNINIPTHSNGGSTEEVYSFSNVDISSITGTVYIAFKYYSNESPTRWTVDSFEITAEISDDIDEDGVLNEDDLCPNTPVGETVDENGCSNGQLDDDEDGVENSIDICPNTPEGETVDANGCSDSQLDDDNDGIMNNIDTCPDTPAGETVDENGCSDSQLDDDGDGVMNNIDLCENSTPGSSVNTSGCFTLPANNFSIQTISETCPDKNNGQILITAQEDYTYNVTLNGTAATLQNKDLEPGNYTICIEVAGEDYEQCFDVVIEEGTTISGKASVSSGKVSINISEGTAPFNVFVNDNLILQTLDSSFTINAKYGDSIQVKSSVTCEGVFSKNMNLVESVTAYPNPTKGTFEIAVPVSQSTIKIEIYNTQSQLISTKNYEVVNGKVQLNLSNNTVGLYFAKVYLDSPVLLKIIKE
- a CDS encoding reprolysin-like metallopeptidase, encoding MKYLNIRFLLVFIIITAQYFSASAQKSGNLWFKNANSEKSSAPKLMRKSIPKAYTVYDLDLETLKDRLKDAPKRKEGLKNSSVILNFPNGNGELEKYEIFETPILAENLQKKYPTIKSYIGKSIKNPGVTIRFSVTAAGLNAMTLKKSGESTFIDPYTKNKASYLVYKKTDSPEPEEAFVCKFDDYNTEIKPKTKITSNTSAKEANANDGKLRTYRLAVATTGEYSQFHLTQQGVAATETDSIKKVAVLSAIVTTMTRVNGIFERDVALTMVLVDNNTNIIFLDAATDGFTNDDSEELIDESQKIISSTIGTDNFDIGHTFSTGGGGLAQLSSPCTSYGKASGITGSSNPIGDAYDIDYVAHEMGHQYGAHHTFNASSGNCDGNINSGTAVEPGSGSTIMAYAGLCSPHNIQNYGDAYFHYVSIQEMWANITEGNSSACAEITDTDNNTPVIESLQNYTIPVSTPFVLSATASDVDGDLLTYTWEQIDTETAAHPLVSTSTEGPAFRSLEPSESPERTFPNMSTILGGNTYNQWEVLPSVSRSMTFAVTVRDNNKSGGQTASDITEITFSDKAKAFKLTSQTTQESWDAGTSQTINWDVANTDSAPVNCSYVNILFSNDGGLTYPITLASNVLNNGTHTIVSPDVTTTTGRIKIESVGNIFFNVNVANISVQSSEFIMEFDEFKLETCAPDDVIYNMTYNTFLDFNEETTFSATDLPEGANVTFNPATATANNTAVTMKITGMDTDNLGLHTITVTGTSASVTKSTVVELNVYSSEITAPVLNFPENESTGVLEPYNLSWNDNENIKDYTIEIALDSLFTTIVETDTLNSAYFKPELLEFNTTYYWRVKGANSCSESSFSTYYSFTTANVVCDSNTSTNKPLNIPDNNTTGVNSNISITTNKIITDVNVTVTAPHEWVGDLSLYLISPLGTKVLLSANNGNEGLNYTNTFFDDDAEASITSGIPPFSGTFKPQGKLSDFNDEESYGDWTLQAIDNGPADTGTIDSWSIEICGVAVIGDDDDKDGVKNEDDICPETPLGSAVDSTGCPVFSLPVDNFTIETISETCPDKNNGQILISANETYTYKVTLNGVEATLQNTDLSPGSYTICIGVEEDEDYEQCYDVVIDEGTTISGKVAVNSGKASIEIEEGTGPFMVFVNDKIVLETVAPIFTFDVKHGDKVEIKSSVSCEGVFAKTINLFDEIIAYPNPTKGNLEIALPVSVNTVKIEVYNIQSQLISVQNYTVTNNKVQLNIANNATGLYFAKVYLEEPIVLKIIKE